One window from the genome of Medicago truncatula mitochondrion, complete genome encodes:
- the rps1 gene encoding ribosomal protein S1 — MLLVDAGPGTPINCMQDEPTGVPINRATRFENKVGFLDLVAGESLIKKKILEILFIDLVAGESLIKERAAARFNDLVGSTDVVAGEPLLLLPRRFRAWMKRNKIWRTNTKVKGFIIDKVKGGYSVAIAGFITFIPFRSHNKRNKRRISNDRFTIESINPKRTNIVVF; from the coding sequence ATGTTATTGGTGGATGCAGGACCTGGGACCCCCATAAATTGTATGCAAGATGAGCCTACAGGAGTGCCAATCAACCGAGCCACCAGGTTTGAGAATAAGGTGGGATTCCTGGATCTAGTGGCCGGTGAATCACTGATCAAAAAGAAGATTTTGGAGATATTATTCATCGATCTAGTGGCCGGCGAATCACTGATCAAAGAGCGAGCAGCCGCCAGGTTTAATGATTTGGTGGGATCCACAGATGTAGTGGCTGGTGAACCGCTTCTTCTTCTTCCACGAAGATTCAGAGCTTGGATGAAACGGAACAAGATTTGGCGAACGAATACAAAGGTAAAAGGCTTTATTATTGATAAAGTCAAAGGAGGTTATTCAGTAGCCATCGCGGGTTTCATTACTTTTATTCCATTCCGTTCTCACAACAAAAGGAATAAAAGGAGGATATCGAATGATCGATTCACCATTGAGAGCATTAACCCCAAAAGGACGAATATTGTGGTGTTCTAA